A window of Pseudophryne corroboree isolate aPseCor3 unplaced genomic scaffold, aPseCor3.hap2 scaffold_723, whole genome shotgun sequence genomic DNA:
atagagatatctctttcttttatctattattaaactttggggcaggcgctgtaaactacgcccagtcaaaccagaccctgccctgtttttaaaaatactgatcacaaatcttaagcctgtggataataagaattcagcgttactttgaagcgtgtttgtaatctgattcaaaaaactggcagcgtctaatgtttcttgcggcttacgatgcgaatagatggcattgtgtaacccacccccctccaatctaagctgaacgcggtcggccggatccacgcccgcaaggacaccatcgagcatggcctgtatagccgtatgaatggctcgaaccccctctacaaatgatgtaaccctgtccaaattaacaaaccgatagtgattgtggtactcaacggctctgaaattcggtcgttgtcgttcataactgttaattgcctctaagtatacatgttgccgaccttcgtcattaccgggtgactcaacacggcctgcatcatcatatatggggcttgcatcgcgctcaatattgtcagcctgtgattcgtcattcggtaatgcatggggtggggattgatctaaatctacacgcctcgcactgtgctgaccgcctaccacatgttccctgtgccgcttgcgttttctcaattggccacctaccgcatgttccctgtgccgcttgcgctttctcgatctgattaatgttgttacagcctgtttcacctttgcgcgtcggaataactgtgagatcttgtatgttaaacaaggtttaattcgtggtttttttttacagtcatttaaatttaaaacacgtttcaaaccattgcctagcatgcctagtcacggatcagtttcatttatttctgcaaaatgatgtatgttggctttaataaattcagtggtcttaaccgaccgatctatgtattttgacatgacattcatatacgtctcaacaacttctttaacaatgtcttgtttacatttactaccgtggcacacacctttaatgtgttttaacaagtatccggcttttacgcccatgttctcaacatcttcccgtatcttacccaacagcgcgtaaaattgtatttcagcgtcttggcctaattgttctgaattttgacattcatcaactatgtcgggcgctagccctcgcgccggtacacaagcatcagccgatgcgtgtaccagggctgtcgttgtaaaaatattgggcattgatgttacacaatcaaccgttgtagtatcaccaggtattcctgcaacggctgataatacttcatcagaactattctgcggatcttgtgtcgttgactctacacagtttgtaataagctcttgcccatttatgtcatcaatatctgatatcacaggattaccggctatgtgtcttgtttctgtttcagagcaatcctgtgtatcggtaatagtgatgacatcggattgcgacaattgcttaacattacttcttgagtcaatatttgataacaaaccaatgcctgctatgtgtcttgtttctgtttcagaacaaacctgtgtatctggaattgtgattacagcggattgcgacaattgcttaacattacttcttgagagacgcgatgccctcttaacctttacagtctttgtattaccagcgacatcccggtctgcagtgttaaacgctgtgtgttttgatgttacagcaacatcattacttacgcatgatacagtttgtaacgcgatccttctccgttgcggcttatcattttcggaatatgacaattttcttttcagatctgtaaatgttgaattatgacttctctcattcgttcttggtcgagctggctttcgtttgttcgggacgatacagccgttatgcacagccataactgatgacctagcaacgtccttatgtacaattgccggcgttacgaattgatggttctccgcttcagcggcggttgtgcgttttgatattttcccgcttgtactaggtctgtgtatctgcgcgcatgtatcactgactgttggtatcaaaggagcatagcgtcttgctacagcatcatctgtaatacatatattataaaataaatataaacgactctgcatgtaaatcagtatttaaatcaccgcataacaatataccatataacagtgtttgattacacacctgctgctgcgaattgatggctttccgtttcagcggcggttgtgcgttttgatattttcccgcttgtactaagacggggtatttgcgctactgtatcacatcctgatggtatcgtcggcgcataacgcattgctacagcgtcatctgtaatacatatattataaaataaatataaacaacgctgcctgaaaatcagcatttaaatcaacgcataacaatataccatataacagtgcttgattacacacctgctttatattcgaatgttttagcacgaccccctgtcgcgtgtgggaaaaacggttgctcatcaacaacattgctgttctgtatagatgtgttgtgacaataatcaggtttgttcaatatatcccgtagaataacatcagccgtcgcatcatccatttttgtggcatctttagccggtgaaaaatgaaaaataaaaataaaaaaaataaaaaatattacatacggtataaaattagaataacatgaaaaagcgattcattactgagaatataaagtgtgtacagttgacaacaaatcagcacaactgtacaaggtttatttttaattctttagccgtggaaaaataaaaaataaaatgaaaaataaataaagatatcatgttactcacaatctggcgccaattccaaaatattattaaaatccggtatagcgctgaagtctaagccaaagggactatcaacagacaaatcgagattctctgtatttgtgattactgtcaaatcgtgggaaataaaaatgagaaaataataattatttaataattactatttaataattacttatcaatgtatccagactgttgtacgttcatactatttaaacttttaaaaatgaacaaattgtagaccttgactataatttcatactatttaaacttgaaatataaataaaaacgcgtcaatgtcctttatagacatagcttactttgagaggtttgataacttggcaaagcatcatcatcatcagaagaagaagatctgtttctaaccatgaaagtgtttttgttgttgatgttctgcattgtctgtctctgaaaatgagagacggttaattttagttgaaatattgtgttggcgcattcccaaaatgaaccactagatgtcgctattaccacatatttaaataacattcagacagccacattattaaaactatatgttctatgtgttacaatgcatcgctaaacaactACATCAATgtggtatacccacattgatgttgctgtttagcgatgcatttcacatatgagtgcatAATGCGCTTTGtacaataggtttgaaatattaacatattatacatgtatgcctaaaaacaaaggatgcaatggcaggacagaatcgtgtaacagtgtgtatatcgtggcatagaaacaacatatttaaacagcattcagagccatatttgtaaaataaataaaaaaaaaaaaataaaaaaatgcaatatgtataaatataataataataataataattatgataataataataataataataataacaacaacacttaccattataacttcaagtgtgtatagctgtgcggcttcagttgaaatttcttctcagtgcacttcagtgatgtggtctgttcttataacactggctgtgagccatatggcccccaccaacctgtggtacgccgtcccacatttccaagatgcttgggcgggacttttaaatatataaattctagtctataatttagtaaatgtgataaatattttcagttacaataaagatataatcttttagctgtttcttaaatgtcatacacagtgcatcaaacgcataccaaatacatttatattatatatacagaagaaaaaaaataaataaataaataaaaaaaataaaaatcctgagtggtctaaactacttgtatagattgaatggaagtcattccaaatgggtatatcttatactgtagaatatgaggctcataaaaagcgcataaattatttaataataaaatgaatttataaaaagcattatacagaagttcttatgaactaatgtgcatgaatacaaaattattttatgattccataaatatacactggcttactgatttgtagctaaaattacaaaaaatattgtctttgtacatgaatacaaaattattttatgattccataaatatacacgggcttactgatttgattaggacccatcaccatgatatctcattatggtatgtaatgaatccaaaagttggaaaaatccgatttgagttaacacataaacctgtaggtggtgctaatgttcctctacagagataacaatcgaaaatggtcatggtcaaattataagcaatggtcatggtcaaatttgcacatcgtgcttctgaggggtttctgtgacatttaaaatgacctttgtgacattttaaaatgatcttttaattagtgccatgtgtgatgaacccttgcttctaagaatggtcatggttaaattgtacatcgtggcttctgaggggtttctgtgacatttaaaatgacctttgtgacattttaaaatgatcttttaaattagtgccatgtgtgatgaacccttgcttctaagaattgtcatggttaaattgtacatcgtggcttctgaggggtttctgtgacatttaaaatgacctttgtgacattttaaaatgaccttttaaattagtgccatgtgtgatgaacccttgcttctaagaatggtcatggtcattagtgattatcctttttaaaactgtaacatgtgtgactcatgaagtttcagctgctggaatgtaagaacattttgtgttacaaaaaaaaaaaaaaaaaaaagatgtattttaaagtgtgtgtcatatgtgacattctgcgacggggtgttgcgcgacactctgcgactggtgttacgcgacaatttttaatacggtttaatatcgaacactataaattttatattaattttatattaagcgatataaaacactatcatttaatattaaaagggggcgggtcctagggcaagggggcgttaacaactgtcaagtttgacagaaaggttgactttatctacttattgtgattgtctgcctgaaaaagttaaacactcgtcgtgtggtgtttttataaacgcattctgcagacagtgtccagcaggtccgtcattacataatatatatacctgtccggctgcagtactagtgtgatatatatatatatattttaattttatctcattatcatccagtctatattagcagcagacacagtacggtagtccacggctgtagctacctctgtgtcggcagtcgctcgtccatccataattgtataccatctacccgtggtttttttttctatcttcttgatactagtagcttactttaggagtctgcagtgctgacagacagtgtccagcaggtccgtcattacataatatatatatatatacctgtccggctgcagtactagtgtgatatatataccgtatatattttatttttatctcattatcatccagtctatattagcagcagacacagtacggtagtccacggctgtagctacctctgtgtcggcagtcgctggtccatccataattgtataccacctacccgtgttttttttttctatcttcttgatactagtagcttactttaggagtctgcagtgctgacagacagtgtccagcaggtccgtcattacataatatatatacctgtccggctgcagtactagtgtgatatatatatatattttaattttatctcattatcatccagtctatattagcagcagacacagtacggtagtccacggctgtagctacctctgtgtcggcagtcgctcgtccatccataattgtataccacctacccgtggtttttttttctatcttcttgatactagtagcttactttaggagtctgcagtgctgacagacagtgtccagcaggtccgtcattacataatatatatatatatacctgtccggctgcagtactagtgtgatatatataccgtatatattttatttttatctcattatcatccagtctatattagcagcagacacagtacggtagtccacggctgtagctacctctgtgtcggcagtcgctggtccatccataattgtataccacctacccgtgttttttttttctatcttcttgatactagtagcttactttaggagtctgcagtgctgacagacagtgtccagcaggtccgtcattacataatatatacctgtccggctgcagtactagtgtgatatatatatatattttatttttatctcattatcatccagtctatattagcagcagacacagtacggtagtccacggctgtagctacctctgtgtcggcagtcgctcgtccatccataattgtataccacctacccgtggtttttttttctatcttcttgatactagtagcttactttaggagtctgcagtgctgacagacagtgtccagcaggtccgtcattacataatatatatatacctgtccggctgcaatactagtgtgatatatatatatatattttatttttatctcattatcatccagtctatattagcagcagacacagtacggtagtccacggctgtagctacctctgtgtcggcagtcgctcgtccatccataattgtatactagtatccatccatctccattgtttacctgaggtgccttttagttgtgcctattaaaatatggagaacaaaaatgttgaggttccaaaaatagggaaagctcaagatcgacttccacctcgtgctgaagctgctgccactagtcatggccgagacgatgaaatgccagcaacgtcgtctgccaaggccgatgcccaatgtcatagtacagagcatgtaaaatccaaaacaccaaatatcagtaaaaaaaggactcaaaaatctaaaataaaattgtcggaggagaagcgtaaacttgccaatatgccatttaccacacggagtggcaaggaacggctgaggccctggcctatgttcatggctagtggttcagcttcacatgaggatggaagcactcagcctctcgctagaaaaaagaaaagactcaagctggcaaaagcacagcaaagaactgtgcgttcttcgaaatcccaaatccacaaggagagtccaattgtgtcggttgcgatgcctgactttcccaacactggacgtgaagagcatgcgccttccaccatttgcacgccccctgcacgtgctggaaggagcacccgcagtccagttcctgatagtcagattgaagatgtcagtgttgaagtacaccaggatgaggaggatatgggtgttgctggcgctggggaggaaattgacaaggaggattctgatggtgaggtggtttgtttaagtcaggcacccggggagacacctgttgtccgtgggaggaatagggccattgacatgcctggtgaaaataccaaaaaaatcagctcttcggtgtggaagtatttcaacagaaatgcggacaacatttgtcaagccgtgtgttgcctttgtcaagctgtaataagtaggggtaaggacgttaaccacctcggaacatcctcccttatacttcacctgcagcgcattcataataagtcagtgacgagttcaaaaactttgggcgacagcggaagcagtccactgaccagtaaatcccttcctcttgtaaccaagctcacgcaaaccaccccaccaactccctcagtgtcaatttcctccttccccaggaatgccaatagtcctgcaggccatgtcactggcaattctgacgagtcctctcctgcctgggattcctccgatgcatccttgcgtgtaacgcctactgctgctggcgctgctgttgttgctgctgggagtcgatggtcatcccagaggggaagtcgtaagaccacttttactacttccaccaagcaattgactgtccaacagtcctttgcgaggaagatgaaatatcacagcagtcatcctgttgcaaagcggataactgaggccttggcatcctgggtggtgataaacgtggtttcggtatccagcattactgcagagccaactagagacttgttggaggtactgtgtccccggtaccaaataccatctaggttccatttctctaggcaggcgataccgaaaatgtacacagacctcagaaaaagactcaccagtgtcctaaaaaatgcagctgtacccaatgtccacttaaccacggacatgtggacaagtggagcagggcagggtcaggactatatgactgtgacagcccactgggtagatgtatggactcccgccgcaagaacagcagcggcggcaccagtagcagcatctcgcaaacgccaactctttcctaggcaggctacgctttgtatcaccggtttccagaatacgcacacagctgaaaacctcttacggcaactgaggaagatcatcgcggaatggcttaccccaattggactctcctgtggatttgtggcatcggacaacgccagcaatattgtgtgtgcattaaatatgggcaaattccagcacgtcccatgttttgcacataccttgaatttggtggtgcagaattatttaaaaaacgagaggggcgtgcaagagatgctgtcggtggccagaagaattgcgggacactttcggcgtacaggcaccacgtacagaagactggagcaccaccaaaaacgcctgaacctgccctgccatcatctgaagcaagaagtggtaacgaggtggaattcaaccctatatatgcttcagaggttggaggagcagcaaaaggccattcgattcaagcctatacaactgagcacgatataggaggtggaatgcacctgtctcaagcgcagtggagaatgatttcaacgttgtgcaaggttctgctgccctttgaacttgccacacgtgaagtcagttcagacactgccagcctgagtcaggtcattcccctcatcaggcttttgcagaagaagctggagacattgaaggaggagctaacacagagcgattccgctaggcatgtgggacttgtggatggagcccttaattcgcttaacaaggattcacgggtggtcaatctgttgaaatacattttggccaccgtgctcgatcctagatttaaaacctaccttggatctctctttctggcagacacaagtctgctggggttcaaagacctgctggtgagaaaattgtcaagtcaagcggaacgcgacctgtcaacatctcctccttcacattctcccgcaactgggggtgcgaggaaaaggctcagaattccgagcccacccgctggcggtgatgcagggcagtctggagcgactgctgatgctgacatctggtccggactgaaggacctgccaacgattacggacatgtcgtctactggcactgcatatgattctctccccattgaaagaatggtggaggattatatgagtgactgcatccaagtaggcacgtcagacagtccgtacttatactggcaggaaaaaaaggcaatttggaggcccttgcacaaactggctttattctacctaagttgccctcccacaagtgtgtactccgaaagagtgtttagtgccaccgctcaccttgtcagcaatcggcgtacgaggttacttccagaaaatgtggagaagatgatgttcattaaaatgaattataatcaattcctccgtggagacattgaccagcagcaattgcctccacaaagtacacagggagctgagatggtggattccagtggggacgaattgataatctgtgaggagggggatgtgtacacggtgatatatcggaggatgatgatgaggtggacatcttgcctctgtagagccagtttgtgcaaggagagattaattgcttcttttttggtgggggtccaaaccaacccgtcatttcagtcacagtcgtgtggcagaccctgtcactgaaatgatgggttggttaaagtgtgcatgtcctgtttatacaacataagggtgggtgggagggcccaaggacaattccatcttgcacgtcttttttctttaatttatctttgcgtcatgtgctgtttggggagtgttttttggaagggccatcctgcgtgacactgcagtgccactcctagatgggccaggtgtttgtgtcggccactagggtcgcttagcttactcac
This region includes:
- the LOC135040012 gene encoding uncharacterized protein LOC135040012, which encodes MDDATADVILRDILNKPDYCHNTSIQNSNVVDEQPFFPHATGGRAKTFEYKADDAVAMRYAPTIPSGCDTVAQIPRLSTSGKISKRTTAAETESHQFAAADDAVARRYAPLIPTVSDTCAQIHRPSTSGKISKRTTAAEAENHQFVTPAIVHKDVARSSVMAVHNGCIVPNKRKPARPRTNERSHNSTFTDLKRKLSYSENDKPQRRRIALQTVSCVSNDVAVTSKHTAFNTADRDVAGNTKTVKVKRASRLSRSNVKQLSQSAVITIPDTQVCSETETRHIAGIGLLSNIDSRSNVKQLSQSDVITITDTQDCSETETRHIAGNPVISDIDDINGQELITNCVESTTQDPQNSSDEVLSAVAGIPGDTTTVDCVTSMPNIFTTTALVHASADACVPARGLAPDIVDECQNSEQLGQDAEIQFYALLGKIREDVENMGVKAGYLLKHIKGVCHGSKCKQDIVKEVVETYMNVMSKYIDRSVKTTEFIKANIHHFAEINETDP